The window CCTGATGCTCCCTCTCTTTATGCCTGGAAGCTGCCTGAACCTGCTCAATGCTCAGTTTCAGTCCTGCAGGTCCCCAGGAAATGAGCTGTCCTCAGTCTCCTCCCCCACATGGTGGCCAGGCATGGAACCTACGGCTGGTGACGTGTGGACACCTGAGGACAGAATAAATGCCCATGGctgccttcctcttccccctcGTGTTTCTCCCGCGCCATTAACAAGCTCAGTTGCCCACAGGACGAGACGCTCTGAGCAGCTGCTTCTGCCAACAGAGCTCTCAGTGCCCATCGCCGAGGCCACCTGCCCGTGAAGCGTTGTTGcccacctgccccctctccctgcagctgtCCGGACGAGGAGGAGGGGCCCTTCAGCGAGGCCGAAGAGGAGAAGAAGGTGTTCGAGGCCCGCGCCCTGAGGCTGAGGGACTTCCAAGGTAAGGGGAGTCTGTCTGGACCTCCGTGCCCACAGCGTGTCCCCCTGGGAGACCGCCAGCGACATTTCTGTCCTGTCCCATTGGGGTTGGCCACGGAGCAAAGCTCCACCCGAGCAACCAGGCGTTTTGCTGTGGGCCGGGTCATGTCCTGCAGCCCCGCGGAGCCTTTGCGGTTACGCTTTGTCCTGAGATAGCGGCGCTCGGGGCCCCTGAGCCGTTTCCAGATGCTCTGGCTTTGCCACACACCCTGCCACCTCCCTCGGTCCCTGTGCGGGAAGGAGCTCGCCGTaggtgtccaaggtcacaaacgTAAAAACCCCAAGGGGACTTGGATAGCACAGGACCCCACAGTCTCCCTCCAGAGCCTGGCAGACCCAGACCAGCCCTGGCTTTTTGGCTGCggacctcagcttcctcctccctgttttaatgttttttaactaCTTTATTTAGCTATAATTCGGACACAGTACAATTCAGCCACGTAAAGTGCACCATTCGGTGGCTTGTAGTCTGTATCACAAGACTGTGCAACTTGCGCACAGAAAGAAACCCCATCCCCGTTAGCTGTCACTCCCGGTTccttcctccctcagcccctcgtAACCTCTGTTCATCTTTCGGTTTCTATGAATTTGCCAGTTCTAGGGATCTTGTATAAATGGAGTCTTGCAGTGTTTCTCCTCTTGTGTCTGGCTGATTTCACCGAGCCGGATGGTTCAAGGTTCAGCCACATTGTAGTGTGTGTTGATTTGCTTCCCTTTTAAGGCCGAATACTGTTCCATTGTAAGATGCACCCCCTGGGCTTATCCGTTCCCCTCCCCGGTTTAAGAGATGCCTGTGAGAATCCAGTGAGGTCATCAGCAAGAACAATCCCGGGGACTCTGTGGTCTCAATcagcctccctcttccctctcactaACCgagtcatttatttttcaattagggagcatttaggccataaGGACATAAAATTAggtagtatatattttattttatttctctttgtgggGAGAGGTGTGTTTGAGGTTATTCATTAATAGAAATGTCCAAAAGAAAGTGGGTGGGAGGGACCTCCCACTGACCCCGGAAGCACAGTGCTAACGCAGTGTTCATTCAGACTCTTTATTTCTGCCCGGTGGTAATAAAACGCATGCCCTGCATAGATACGTCTCCGAGGGGCAACTATCTATTCATCACTCATCCTGACAGGATTCTTACTGTTAGAAATAGATACTTTCTCTATGGAGATAGTCTTTCCCATCTTGGATGAAAAGCTGGCCTCATCCTTCACACTGGACCATCAGGGACTCACCAAAATCCGGAGCCAGGCCGGGCCAGCCCCTCCCGCCATATCCCCTGCACCCTGCAGCTTCCTCCAGGGTGACAAGGGGAGAAACGGGAGTAAGACCGTGACTggaagggaagggacagaagTGCGTTTTGCATGTGACATGATTATTTGCCTAAAAAATCTAATAGAATCAACTAGAAAACTATTGGAACCGGTGAGGGCGGCCACTGGTGAGAAAGTTGCTGtcgcagcagcaacaacaacaaaaagcataaaACCCAGAGACCTGTAAGGAGTGTGGCCTAAATGCCTGAAGGAAGAGTCtcaggagaagaaaacaaagtcttGTAAGAGTCTCGCTTAGGTCCACACTAATAAACCGGCCTGTTCTGGTCCTCACACACACCCCACGGTGTTTGGGTTTTATAATCGGGGCGAACGATCAGAAGACAGGGCCGTGCCCTCACCTGCCCCGCGGGATGCTGGACTCAGGGTGGGCTGCGGGTGGGAGTCGGATCCCCGGGGAGGATGACCCCGGAAGGCCAACCCCCACCTCCTGGGGCTTTGCAGAGCGACTGAACGTGAAGGACCAGCAGATTGCCCAGAGCCTCGGCGAGAAGCAGCAGATCTACCTGGAGATGGCGGAGATGAGCGGGCTCGAAGACGTCCCTCAGTCGCGACTCCTCTTCCGAGGAGGGGATCCCTCCGagaccaagcagggggagctgatCCTCAAGTCGGCCATGAGTGAGAGTAAGGAGCCACGCCTGGGGGCCCTCGCTGGGCGCTGGCCCACTGCCGCCCCACAGTTCTGCGGGGGGGTCCCTCCTCCTGGGAGCAGCACTGACACGCCCACCCCCGGCATCGGCTAGAGCCAGAAGGTCCTTCGACAGCCCCGGCAGACTCACAGCCCCTTCTCCCCGTCTGTCAACCCGCTACGTGCCAGGCAGCACCACGCTAGGCCCCTGGGATCTGAAGTCCACCAAGACGGGTTCCCCACACTCAGGAGGTTCTCCTTTCTGAGAAGTGGGTCCCCGATGATGTCCCCAGAAACAGGCACACGTCCACATGTGGTGGGTCACTTCAGACGGCTCCTAGACCCACCAGGCCCCCCCGACCCCGGCGGGCTGCCCCCATCTCTAGGCGGGAGAGGCTTCTGAGCGCAGTGGCCACAGGAGGGCGCTGGCTAGTGCGCGGCCCGCCCTCCATGTGTGGCAGGCCGGGCAGGCCGGGCAGCCCGTGCTCATTGGGTCCAGCAGGACAGCTGGCCCCGCTCTTGCAATGGCAAACGGGAGAGACAGCTGCTGCCCTCCAGACCTTCCCTTCAGAGTGAGGGGAACGGAGACCAGAGGGGTCCCTTGTGGACTCTGCGTCTGCTCAGTCTTGtttcctccagccacactgaccttctGCTTCCTCACATTTCTTCAGTGGCCATTGTTCTTGGCCCCCTGAGGACCCTCTCGTATCCTGTGCCtcagcctggaatgttcttctccccacctcctcactTGGCCAAAGCCCGTTTGTCCTAGAGCGGTTTGTGtgacctgccctgcccccagagaCCGTCTGTATGACGGCCGACACACAAGCACACGCCCGCATTGTTCACGAGGACCAGGGCGTCCGCATCCACTCCCACACGCTGCCCCCGTGGTCCACCCTGTCCTGCAGACACGGGTTGGCGTGTCCTGGTTGTAGTACCGGAAGTTAGGGAACGCGCAGGTCAGGGGgctcaagtcccatgtcgggggACTCGAAGACCATGACCGACGCCCTGCAGGCTTCTCGGGCCTGAGTGCCCAGGCCCCGCACACTCTGACACCCACAGCAGGGCTCCACAGCGTGACTCAGTGcctcccacctccttccacaGTCGAGGACATCCAGACCCTGATCTGCAGGCAGCTGGGCAGCGCCACCGGCCAGGCGGAAGACGGGGGAGGCTCCGCGGGCCTGCCCCGCAGGGCAGAGACCTTCGGGGGCTACGACACTGTGAGCATCCCCGGCAAGAGTGAGTGGTGCCGCGTCCACCTGGGGCTTCTCGGGGCCCCTCCGGAAGATCAGCAGCAAGAGGCGGTGCGGGTTCTTGGAACGTTCCCAGCAGCAGAGCCGAGGCATTTGCTGCTGGACATCTCTGCTGCTGCTTCCCCCCGAGTATGAACCCTCTAGTCAGGTTCTGGAACCTTCAGGGTGTTGTCCGTCGTgcacccaggcagcccctccctctcctgctggtCTCTGCGTCTCAAAGACCGCGTGGCAGCCCGGCCACAATGTCCTACCTGggtctggggggcggggggcctggcCCGGACCCCTGTGGGACCTGCGGCGTCCTCATGCGCCGGGATTGGGCTTTTCAGATGGCAGTTTGCAGAAGGCCTGCAGCAGCGACCCCGGCCCCCAAGACTGGCAAGGCCCGGTGAGCAGCCCAGACTCGAAGCCCAGCAACACCCCGGGGGCCTCTGAGGACGCCCCACCCACAGTACGTGGCTTCCTTGGGATATTCTCGAGCCAAGCACAGAGTCCGCCCAAGCCCTTTAAGTTAGCGTTCACACGTGTGAACAGCTCTGTGTTTGGGGTTGTCTACTTTGGCCGTCTCAGGACGTGTAGTGACCAGTGCCATCCCATTGTACCGGGAAGGAATCTCAGCCCAGGTGAACCTGCGGGCAGGCGAACCTCCATGTTCCCTCCTGCGCCTCCTGGGAACGGTCCGAGGTGCCCaggaggggggtgagggaggggacaGGCCCAGGGCGGGAGCTGTGGCCGCATCAGCAGCCGAGGGGCGCTGCGGGGACCCTGAGCACTGAGTCTGCGCGTGTGTCCTGCTGATGCACTTGGCTGCTCCCTCCCCTTGGACTCCGGAGGCCCACCCTTACCAGGCGTCGGGGCCAGAGCGGGGTCAGGCTGTGGGTCGGGCTCACCTCTGCCTCCGACGGGCTCCCCTGAGCCCGCGCACAGGCTTCACCCCCGGGAGCTGTGGCCCGGCGCGCCTGGCCCCCGAGCCGCCCCACGTGAGCCCGCAACAGCTGCCCTCCGCCTCCAGGAAGGCCGCCCTGTGCGCCCCTTCTCCAGACACCGAGGCTCAGGGGTCTCGCCAACAGTAAGCAGGTCCTTAGCTGTCTGTGTTTGACCCCGTGCTCTCCGCAGGTGGCGGTGCCGGGGGCGGAGTCCGGCCGCCGTCTGCCCGCGGCCCTGGAGCTGGAGGTAGGCCCGGGGCTCGGCCGTCTCCCCGGGGGCGGGCATGCACACCACACGCGGCTTCGCGCAGGGAACCagcgtctctctccctctccgcaGCTTGTCCAGCGGATCCAGACCCTGTCGCAGCTGCTGCTCAGCCTccaggtgcggggggggggggtttcggGGGGGGGGGCCGCGACCATGCCCTTCTGCCCCCGCTTGAGGCCGGGGCCTGGGGAGAGGCGGGCCTCGCCCTAAGAGCAGCCGGGCCGCCGCCGCAGGCGGTCATCGCCCAGCAGGACAGCTACGTGGAGATGCAGAGGGCCTCCATCCAGGAGCGCGAGAAGCAGCTGCGGCTGCAGTCCACGCGCGGGAACCTGCTGCTGGAGCAGGAGCGCCAGCGCAACTTCGAGAAGCAGCGCGAGGAGCTGGCGGCCGTGCAGAAGCAGCAGGGCCGCCTGCGCGGGGAGCAGCAGCGCTGGGAGCGCGAGCGGGAGCGGCAGCAGCACGAGCTGGCCGTGGCCTCGGCCCGGCTGCAGCGGTGCCAGAACGAGTCGCTGCAGCTGCAGGAGCGGCTGAGCCAGGAGCGCGAGCAGCTGGAGCAGCGGCAGCGCGCCTACCAGCACGACCTGGCGCGGCTGCGGGAGGCCCAGCGCGCCGTGGAGCGGGAGCGCGAGCAGCTGGAGCAGCAGCGGCGCCTGCGGAAGCAGAACACGGCGCCCGGCGCGCTGCCGCCCGACTCGCCGGCCGAAGTGAGCGCGGGACAGGGCGCCGCGCGGGGGccgggagcgggggggggggctgggggagggcgcGCGCGCCCCGGCGTCACCGTGGGGGTGCGTGTCCAAGCGCAACCTCCCGGCTAGGAGCTCAGGTCACCCGTGGACCCAGAGGAGGGCGGGCAAGCGGACGAGGCTGGCGGGGGTCGGGGGTGCACCATGCAGATCTGAGGGCAGTGGCTTGGAGGGGCCCGTAGGGGGGGTGCGctctccgcgccccccccccccccgcaggaaCAGCTTCGGGATGCGTCCTCTGCTGCCCTTCCAGGCCCAGCCGCTAAGCCACACCCCCAGCTTCAACGGGGAGGGGCCGGAAGGGCCCGCCGCCCTCGCCAAAGCGCCAGGAGCCCGGGTGAGCACGCCGCTGGCCGGCCCGGGGCCCGAGTTCCCAGAGCGCCCCGAGATGGCTCGCCGGGACAGCGCCCCCGCCGAGAGCCGGCCGGCCAAGAGCGACGTGCCCATCCAGCTGCTGAGCGCCACCAACCAGATCCAGAGGCAGGCCGCTGTGCAGCAGCAGATCCCCACCAAGCTGGCCGCCTCCACCAAGGGCGCCAAGGACAAGGGCGGCAAGAGCAGGGGCTCCCAGCGCTGGGACAGCTCAGGTGAGCCCCGGGGAGGGGACGGAGCTGGGGCAGGTGAGCCGAGCGCTGGCGGGCGCCTGCCCGGTCCCTGCGGCCCTGGACTCGCAGGTGCAGTCGTGGGCTCTTTGTGAAACCAAAGCGGCTTCTTGTGAACAAACCAAAATGGGACCCCAGGGCCATCCTCtggagggggcagcagggggaACCTGGAGGGCACACCTGGCGACACCTGGCTACGTTTCAGAGGCCCGTCCCCGCCCCACGTGGAGGTCTCATCccaagaaggaaaattaaaacatcagACCCCATGTCTTTTTCCCACCTCGGCCCTCAAACAGGGACTGGGGTCGACAGAACATCTTGGCAGTTCAGAAAGAGGAGCCTGGGTCCCTTGGGGACATCAAGGCAACCGGTGCtaatgctccccactgagcccccaCCCAGGGACGATTCTCGTGCCCAGGTCTCTACCGTGTCCTCATCCCACAGAGGGGCACTGAGGCCCTTGCATAGCGCACCCTGCAGTGAGAGGTCCTGCCTCCGGTAGAGGAAGCCCAGGGACTCCCGCGGGTGCTGCCGGCATGCAGGCTCTGGCCGAGGGGAGCCAGCTCTGGAATGTTCCCTGAGGAACAGGGCCTGTGTGCCAGGACTGCTGGGCTCCGGGGCCAGGGGGTCGCTCTCTCGTCCAGAGGCTGAGTTACTCCAAGGGCCCTCGAGTCAGGTGTCACTGTCTCTGGGGCTGAATGTCTGGTGGGTGTGTCCCCGGCCCAAACGGGGGGCTGCTCCTGTGCCCGGAGCAAGGCCAGACAGCCCAGgctgtgccctccctccctcagcctcctTCGACCTGAAGCAGCAGCTGCTCCTCAGCAAGCTCGTGGGCAAGGACGAGAACAGCGCCCGGAACCGCCGCTCGCTGAGCCCCGTCCTGCTCAGCAGCCACAGCTCCGTGTCCCCCACGGGTGAGCCcagcgcccccccgccccaccgggACAGCAGGACCACCGCGGTGCCTGGCGGCTGCTGACAACCagcactctccctctcttccagACCCCTGCTGCCCGGCCCCGGCTGACGTCCCCCCCGAGTGCTTCTCCCTCAAGCCCGGGGGTGCCcccgtgcccccctcccccttgccACTGCCCACCACACCGGGCGGCAAGGAAGACAGCAGCAAGGAAGACGTCATCTTCTTCTAGAGGGGGTGTGGCTCGGGGTGCAGACCCCTCCCTGTCCTGCTCTCCAGGGAACGGCCcagtccctctcctctccccgaGCAAAGCACCACCAACGGCTGCTGGCTGGGGCCGGGGTcggggtcagggtcagggtcagggccaGGGCTGGCCCGTCGCCTCGAGCCTCTTCCTGTAGGATTAGCAGTGGTGCCTGGGTAACtttctaaacctttttttttttttaacacaaaaaggAAAGTTTTTAATCGAAGGTTGAACCAGAGCTAACCCAAGGAGCCGTGTGCAGTCGTAGCACCCgctggggagggagagcaagCGACTCCACGCCATTTTTCCAAGGTAGTGACAGACAGTGGTGGCTCCGCAAGATGCCTGAGGACAGGCCGGACCCCAGGCTGAGCAGCAGGGGCTGGCCCTGGGGCTGGGTGGCGTCCGCAGGATCCGCTTCCAAAGCAGAGACCTACCTGTGTTCGTGGTGAACCTCAAGGCCAGGGCGTGAGTGCAGACTGGGGGGGGGGACACAGCCCAGCCGGGGACAGAAGGCCACAGGGCAGGGCGTATGAAGAGGACGGCCAGTGGCACAGGTGACAGGTTCTGTAGGTTCTGAAAGGGACGGACCATAACTCACTTTAATTTGACAGAGGTTTTTAAAACCTGCTGTTGCCAAACTTGGTGCTTTCCAAAGGCACCTCAGCGTGGTGGCTTCTGTGGGGTTCGAGGGCCCCAGCCGTTCTCCGAGCGCTCAGCCTGTCCGGAGAAGCCCAATCGAGAGCGTTAGCCAGGGCAGCTCGCCCGAGGGTCCCAGCCCCCATGAGATGGGCGGGATTTCCTGCGGCTGCAGGGAGGAAGGCCCCAGGGCAGGTGTCCCTCACCCTCGGGCAGGTGCTGGTACAAGGAATGGAGCGGTGGGGCCGCCACGTCCTCGTGGACGAGGGCGAAATGCTAGAGGGGTCACCTAGGGCCTGGAGACCTCAGATGGGCAGGGGCCTCCAGGTGCCTCGTGTCCAGTGAGCTGAGCTAGCCTGTTGTCAGCTCCCCTGGAGGACAAGGGCCACCCATCCCGCTGCACAGCTCTAGATGCTGGGGATCGCGCTGGATGTCCAGGAGCGCCCTGGGGCTGGCCAGTGGGTCAGATGCACACTTCAGCTGTGGAGGAACTCAAGCCTGGGTgcagggtgggggaatggggatACTCCGGCCTTTGGTCCCCGGACTCCCCCACTGAACCCAGAGCCCCGTCCCTCCCAAAGCACTGGTGGGAGGACTGGGGCCCCAGCTGACCAGTTCCGAACGTCTCCCAGGCACAGTGAGTGGTGTGCCGAGCCCGGCCCCTCTGAGAacctctgcctgctcctctctctcccccggcCTCCACTTCGTGCTTGGGGCCTGCAGCATCCGCGCATCCTTGGGGAGCCGGGAGAAGCGTCCTCCCTCGGTCCTGCGATGCGTCCGAGCTCCTTTGTGCCATGTCTGTGATCAGTGTTTGCGTTTTCGTACTGAGACGTCTCCGAGCACTTTAGCAAAGTTGACTTTAAGTTCCTGTCCTGTTGTGAAGCGAACATCTCTGGGCCCTCGTGCTGGGTGATTCCACCGCCACGCGCCCCTGTCCGCCGTCTCTGGTCTGACCCTCCGAGACGCCACGATTCCTCAGCCGGTGACAAGTCCAAGGAACCACCACTCGGCCATGTGGCAGGGAACTGGGGTGTCGCACCGCGGGGCCACACAGCGGGGCAGCGTCATCGTGGGTCCGTCTCTCATCCGGACAAGGTCACTCCCGGAGAGCCCGATTTTATTTGTACGGTTGGTGGTTGAGCAGATCCTCTTATTTCCGTGGAACCTGTGCACGTCTTCGTTAATTGTGACCATAATCTTAGTCCAACCGACAATTATTTTTACGATGATTGCAACATTTCCTCACCGTGGGGTCTTTCAGAACCACCTTAGAACTTAAGACCTGATTCCAGCAATAAAAGTATCGAAGATGAGCCGACAGGAGTGTTCGTTTGGGggtttgaggttttgttttagGATCCTCGGCCCAAACGTCAGTGCTCTAAGGGTGGCTCACGTCACCGGGCGGGGCGCCCCTCCCGCCCATGCCCAGGGCCCCACACACTCCCCTCAGGAAGCTCCAGACGATGACCGCATGCAGACATTCGGAGTCCGAGGCGGTGGGGATGCCTGGGGGCCCCCGGGAGAA of the Halichoerus grypus chromosome 1, mHalGry1.hap1.1, whole genome shotgun sequence genome contains:
- the ARHGEF18 gene encoding rho guanine nucleotide exchange factor 18 isoform X4, which encodes MMVSQKGGPQPAPSPAGTGTQLGPVTGEMDEADSVFLKFKQAAEDSLSLTASNAEPIFVEDPYTASLRSEIEADARDFEAESWSLSVDAAYAKKQKKEVVKRQDVLYELVQTEMHHVRTLKIMLKVYSRALQDELQFSSKAIGRLFPCVDELLDMHSHFLSRLKERRQESLEEGSDRNYIIQKIGDLLVQQFSGENGDRMKEKYGVFCSGHNEAVSHYKLLLQQNKKFQNLIKKIGNFSIVRRLGVQECILLVTQRITKYPVLVERVIQNTEAGTEDYRDLTQALNLIKDIISQVDAKVSESEKGQRLREIAGKMDMKSSSKLKNGLTFRKEDMLQRRLHLEGTLCWKTTSGRLKDVLAVLLTDVLLLLQEKDQKYVFASVDSKRPVILLQKLIVREVANEEKAMFLISASLQGPEMYEIYTSSKEERNTWMAHIRRAVESCPDEEEGPFSEAEEEKKVFEARALRLRDFQERLNVKDQQIAQSLGEKQQIYLEMAEMSGLEDVPQSRLLFRGGDPSETKQGELILKSAMSEIEDIQTLICRQLGSATGQAEDGGGSAGLPRRAETFGGYDTVSIPGKNGSLQKACSSDPGPQDWQGPVSSPDSKPSNTPGASEDAPPTVAVPGAESGRRLPAALELELVQRIQTLSQLLLSLQAVIAQQDSYVEMQRASIQEREKQLRLQSTRGNLLLEQERQRNFEKQREELAAVQKQQGRLRGEQQRWERERERQQHELAVASARLQRCQNESLQLQERLSQEREQLEQRQRAYQHDLARLREAQRAVEREREQLEQQRRLRKQNTAPGALPPDSPAEAQPLSHTPSFNGEGPEGPAALAKAPGARVSTPLAGPGPEFPERPEMARRDSAPAESRPAKSDVPIQLLSATNQIQRQAAVQQQIPTKLAASTKGAKDKGGKSRGSQRWDSSASFDLKQQLLLSKLVGKDENSARNRRSLSPVLLSSHSSVSPTDPCCPAPADVPPECFSLKPGGAPVPPSPLPLPTTPGGKEDSSKEDVIFF